A region from the Eublepharis macularius isolate TG4126 chromosome 13, MPM_Emac_v1.0, whole genome shotgun sequence genome encodes:
- the LOC129341399 gene encoding regulator of cell cycle RGCC-like, translating to MDGESVSNAALSTNYLDDFLLEFDQVVQDFDKGEASQYEQHLEELKRRTLPSLYDSGIDDSESSSTSPGSSLNTSEEDLNTPVTTSCSTAKLGDTQELEDFIADLDRVLEEM from the exons ATGGACGGAGAAAGCGTGAGCAACGCAG CCCTGTCTACCAACTATCTCGATGATTTTCTGCTGGAGTTTGACCAGGTGGTTCAGGACTTTGACAAGGGGGAGGCTTCTCAGTATGAGCAACATCTGGAGGAGCTGAAGAGGAGGACTCTGCCCAGCCTATATGACAGCGGCATTGATGACTCAGAAA GCAGCAGCACATCGCCTGGCAGCAGCTTGAACACCAGTGAGGAAGACCTCAACACTCCAGTGACGACATCCTGCTCCACCG CCAAGCTCGGAGACACCCAAGAGCTGGAGGACTTCATTGCAGATCTGGACAGAGTGCTGGAAG AGATGTGA